DNA sequence from the Sporolituus thermophilus DSM 23256 genome:
GCCATTATTATTTCATGTGTCATTTTGCCACCCCCTCCGGTGTTTTAAATACCCCCAGCGGATAATAGGCCATCATATTTTTTTCCAGCCAATCCACTGCCTCAAGCGGAGTCATACCCCAGTTGGTAGGACAAGTAGACAGCACCTCAACCATCGCAAAACCTTCGCCATTCAACTGTATCTCAAACGCTTTTTTGATAGCCGCTCTGGCTTTTGCCATGTTAGCAGGGTTGTTAACAGCCACCCGGGCAATATATTTAGCTCCGTCAAGGGTAGCAAGCATCTCTGATACACGGATAGGCATGCCAGCAGTTTCTACTTTGCGACCATATGGTGATGTGTTTGTAACTTGTTCAACCAGTGTCGTTGGTGCCATCTGCCCGCCAGTCATACCATAAATGGCATTATTGACAAATATTGTAGTGATTTGTTCGCTCCGTGCAGCGGCGTGAACAATTTCGGCGCACCCAATCGCCGCCAGATCGCCGTCGCCTTGGTAAGTAAAAACTACGGCGTCAGGATGCACGCGTTTTACGCCGGTAGCGACAGCGGGAGCACGCCCATGGGCAGCTTCCAGCATATCACAATTAAAGTATTCATAGGCTAGAACAGAGCAGCC
Encoded proteins:
- a CDS encoding thiamine pyrophosphate-dependent enzyme, whose protein sequence is MAEKIFARPQALRDVPFHYCPGCHHGIIHRLVAEVIDELGIHDRAIGVAPVGCSVLAYEYFNCDMLEAAHGRAPAVATGVKRVHPDAVVFTYQGDGDLAAIGCAEIVHAAARSEQITTIFVNNAIYGMTGGQMAPTTLVEQVTNTSPYGRKVETAGMPIRVSEMLATLDGAKYIARVAVNNPANMAKARAAIKKAFEIQLNGEGFAMVEVLSTCPTNWGMTPLEAVDWLEKNMMAYYPLGVFKTPEGVAK